One Chitinophaga varians DNA window includes the following coding sequences:
- a CDS encoding glycosyl hydrolase family 28 protein codes for MQKFIFLIFFVCIYTLKTNAQELITYPAPKAVVYSMHNDDYTVKVRKPGGEWQDLYEYNVKVDLDKPQDASMVYFDFSGSVEVFVQKNNGNVQSVKVRPSSYEIKPVLHGNSITFTLTGPRKLSIEFDGDKLHNLHVFANPVETYRPDPNDPNVVYFGPGVHLPKDLPGEAFNIPSGKTVYIAGGAIVRGKLLCDKVENVRILGRGIIDQPQRGVEVRHSSNVTVDGIIVLNPKHYTVFAGGSDHLTIRNLKSFSASSWSDGLDFMSCSDVTVDDVFMRNSDDCIAVYGHRWEFYGDAKNYSVTNSILWADVAHTINIGVHGNTEKTGDVIEKLLFKNIEILELDEDDPISEGCMAIQAGDMNLVRDVRFEDIRVDDFQEGKLLQLRVAFYDKYNAAPGRGIENIYFKNISYNGNNISPSIINGLDKTHLVKNITFENLRINGKQVTNVEEANIQQGEYTQNITFKKSVK; via the coding sequence ATGCAGAAGTTTATATTCCTTATCTTTTTTGTCTGTATTTATACTTTAAAAACAAATGCGCAGGAACTCATTACCTATCCGGCTCCGAAGGCGGTCGTATACTCCATGCACAATGATGATTACACGGTAAAAGTGCGCAAGCCCGGCGGGGAATGGCAGGACCTGTATGAATACAATGTAAAAGTGGACCTGGACAAACCACAGGATGCGTCTATGGTCTATTTCGATTTTTCCGGCTCTGTAGAAGTATTCGTACAAAAGAATAACGGCAATGTACAGTCAGTGAAGGTACGTCCATCCTCCTATGAAATAAAACCGGTCCTCCATGGGAACAGTATTACGTTTACCTTGACCGGACCCCGGAAACTCTCTATAGAGTTCGACGGCGACAAGCTGCACAACCTCCATGTATTTGCCAATCCTGTTGAAACGTACCGTCCCGATCCCAACGACCCGAACGTGGTTTACTTCGGGCCCGGCGTACACCTGCCCAAAGACCTCCCCGGTGAAGCATTTAACATTCCATCGGGTAAAACGGTTTATATAGCCGGAGGAGCTATCGTGAGAGGGAAACTACTGTGTGACAAAGTGGAAAATGTCCGTATTCTCGGGCGTGGAATCATAGATCAGCCGCAGCGTGGCGTTGAGGTGCGGCACTCCAGCAATGTAACCGTTGACGGGATCATAGTCCTCAATCCGAAGCACTATACCGTCTTCGCAGGCGGATCGGACCACCTTACCATCCGCAACCTGAAATCATTCAGCGCCAGTTCCTGGAGCGATGGGCTGGATTTTATGAGTTGCAGCGACGTTACGGTGGATGATGTGTTCATGCGCAATTCCGATGATTGTATCGCGGTATACGGGCATCGCTGGGAGTTTTACGGTGACGCCAAAAACTACTCCGTTACCAATTCCATTCTCTGGGCGGACGTAGCACACACCATCAATATCGGCGTTCACGGAAACACGGAAAAAACAGGGGACGTCATCGAAAAATTATTATTTAAAAACATTGAAATATTAGAGTTAGATGAAGACGATCCCATTTCCGAAGGATGTATGGCCATCCAGGCAGGCGACATGAACCTGGTCCGTGACGTCCGTTTTGAAGATATACGTGTAGATGACTTCCAGGAAGGGAAACTCCTGCAACTGCGGGTGGCGTTCTATGACAAATACAATGCGGCGCCCGGCAGAGGAATAGAAAATATCTACTTCAAAAACATCAGCTACAACGGCAACAACATCTCCCCTTCTATTATCAATGGCCTGGACAAAACACATCTTGTAAAAAATATAACGTTCGAAAACCTTCGTATCAACGGAAAGCAGGTCACCAACGTCGAAGAGGCCAATATCCAACAGGGGGAGTACACACAAAATATAACGTTTAAAAAATCCGTGAAATGA
- a CDS encoding alginate lyase family protein, with amino-acid sequence MKYPLFLLLLFFSTAAAAQTFIHPGGLHTQTDLDRMRTQVAAGAHPWIDSWNALTAHPKAQNTYTAAAQANMGVSRQRASADAVAAYLNALRWYISGDTSYAACSRKILNAWAYAVNQVPSGQDIPGLMGIAVYEFAVAAEILRLYPNWSQADFNQFKKMMTTYLYPNCHDFLTRHNNACISHYWANWDICNITAILSIGVLCDDTAKFNEAITYFKSGAGNGNITKAIPFLHPGGLGQWQETGRDQEHALLGVGMLATFCQIAWNQGQDMYGYDNNRLLAGAEYTAKYNLWQDVPYSTYNNCDNVLNFWASEQNSGGRGRLQRPIWEMIYNHYVVRKGLSAPYVKAMAEVNRPEGFEHDDNLGFGTLCYTLNASASPYPSSPAPSIPTGLKATASVGKVWLRWPPVATANGYNVLRSTTSGGPYTQIATFRGTFPLYEDAGVANGTRYYYVVSAINQAGTSSNSPEVNATPAATGTLPAGWSRQDIGTAATAGTAGYANVNNGTFVVGGSGAGIGGTADGLGYVYKSVTGDVTITARVAESTWKGGGSQKTGIMVRESLSANAIAFSMTSGDGGVREARFGSRTSTGGTMGFQTGNAYTRTPTWFRLRKAGNTITAYQSTDGTTWFAVGNPVTVSMANAYYVGLAVSSNSSNLNTATFDSITVD; translated from the coding sequence ATGAAATACCCGTTATTCCTGCTGTTGCTTTTTTTTAGCACGGCAGCAGCAGCACAAACTTTTATTCATCCCGGCGGTTTACACACCCAAACCGATTTAGACCGGATGAGAACACAGGTAGCAGCCGGAGCGCATCCCTGGATTGACAGCTGGAACGCCCTGACAGCTCATCCCAAGGCACAAAACACCTACACCGCCGCGGCACAGGCCAATATGGGCGTCAGCCGCCAGCGCGCATCAGCCGATGCTGTCGCCGCCTATCTCAATGCCCTGCGCTGGTATATTTCAGGCGACACCTCCTATGCAGCCTGTTCGCGGAAAATCCTGAACGCATGGGCCTACGCCGTAAACCAGGTCCCCAGCGGACAAGACATCCCCGGGCTGATGGGGATCGCGGTTTATGAATTTGCTGTGGCAGCAGAGATACTGCGTCTTTATCCCAATTGGTCACAGGCAGATTTTAATCAATTTAAAAAAATGATGACCACCTACCTCTATCCGAACTGCCATGATTTTTTAACCCGCCACAACAATGCCTGCATCAGCCATTATTGGGCGAACTGGGATATCTGCAACATCACGGCCATTTTAAGCATCGGCGTATTGTGCGACGACACGGCCAAATTCAATGAGGCCATTACCTACTTTAAATCCGGTGCGGGCAATGGCAATATCACGAAGGCCATTCCTTTTTTACATCCGGGAGGATTGGGACAGTGGCAGGAAACAGGCCGCGACCAGGAACATGCATTGCTGGGCGTGGGCATGCTGGCCACCTTCTGCCAGATAGCGTGGAACCAGGGCCAGGACATGTATGGCTATGACAATAACCGCCTGCTGGCAGGCGCAGAATACACCGCCAAATACAACCTGTGGCAGGACGTTCCGTACTCCACCTATAACAACTGCGATAACGTCCTTAATTTCTGGGCGTCGGAACAAAACAGCGGCGGCAGGGGAAGATTGCAACGCCCCATCTGGGAAATGATTTACAACCACTATGTGGTAAGAAAAGGACTGAGCGCCCCTTACGTAAAAGCCATGGCGGAAGTGAACAGGCCGGAAGGCTTTGAGCACGACGACAACCTTGGCTTCGGCACCTTATGTTATACATTAAATGCAAGTGCGTCACCTTATCCCTCCTCCCCTGCGCCATCGATACCAACAGGGCTGAAAGCAACCGCAAGTGTAGGAAAAGTATGGTTAAGATGGCCCCCGGTGGCTACAGCCAACGGCTATAATGTACTGCGTTCAACAACAAGCGGTGGCCCCTATACCCAGATAGCAACCTTCAGAGGGACTTTTCCGTTATATGAGGACGCGGGTGTGGCCAACGGCACCCGGTACTACTATGTCGTATCTGCCATAAACCAGGCAGGGACCAGCAGTAATTCCCCGGAAGTGAATGCCACTCCGGCCGCTACAGGCACATTGCCTGCCGGCTGGAGCAGACAGGATATTGGAACAGCGGCCACCGCAGGCACTGCCGGATATGCCAACGTAAACAACGGGACTTTCGTGGTAGGTGGTTCCGGCGCCGGCATCGGCGGCACCGCAGATGGATTGGGTTATGTGTATAAAAGTGTAACCGGCGACGTTACAATCACAGCCCGGGTCGCAGAAAGCACGTGGAAGGGCGGCGGTTCGCAGAAAACAGGCATCATGGTCAGGGAATCCCTTTCTGCCAATGCCATTGCTTTTAGCATGACCTCCGGAGACGGAGGTGTCCGTGAAGCCAGATTTGGCAGCCGCACTTCCACAGGCGGCACGATGGGCTTTCAAACCGGTAACGCCTACACGCGCACTCCCACCTGGTTCCGCTTGCGGAAAGCAGGGAACACCATCACCGCCTATCAGTCAACCGACGGGACCACATGGTTTGCCGTAGGTAATCCGGTTACGGTATCAATGGCCAACGCCTATTATGTTGGATTGGCGGTTTCATCAAACAGCTCCAATTTAAACACAGCGACATTCGATAGTATAACGGTAGATTAA
- a CDS encoding family 43 glycosylhydrolase — protein MKIVKTLIPIAILLFISVAYAVAKDTTGILHQHKIDLKAKQFFLFSYFTGQAGGAHLALSTDGLHWTQLNAGRPVITPQVGSEKLMRDPSIHHGRDGVYRMVWTSGWKGKDIGYAASSDLIHWSEQKTIEVGKGIDSINNCWAPEIYFNELKGEYMVYLSSNIGPWKKAGSEGRIYYVTTKDFKIFSEPKILFRNGFPAGGAPGNNGPIDAFIFRDKNKYLLFYKKDDNSRVPNVYYRTGKTPEGGWGKESGPIRPSTGDEGPSVVKIGDRYCMFTDPFESDYAYVFISKDLKDWQREVTDLKMSHGTVLEISRETAIQLLRHDSTVNDDTNSKALLQRQNPFGHALVPDMIADASIQEINGTFYCYATTDGYDQGLKTSGPPVVWKSKDFVHWRFSGTYFPAAVGQKYWAPSKAIAADGVYYIYPTVNGFIYPAVAASPDGPFKLAKGVDSFSATFTPATLLQSKDPRGPAGIDAEVFIDDNGQPYIFWQRRFAAKLQRSMTAIDTASVIQIATKRPGYSEGPIFFKRKGIYYYLYTLGGDEKYQYAYGMSRTSPLGPFEFPANDIIATTSYERQIFGPGHGCVFNVPGTDNYYFAYLEFGRGSTNRQTYVNKLEFNEDGTIRPVDLTLDGTGALHPLPPEKEIDVISSKASSVRSDMIIKPNKDSLFKRTESFSPQFAFDHANGSRWMAAAEDATPWMLADLGQLQPVKRSEVYFVRPTAGHAYTLEYSADGKVWKPCGGHRQVMVQSPHTDNLNIKARYLRVKILHGLNGIWEWHIY, from the coding sequence ATGAAAATTGTAAAAACGCTTATTCCTATCGCCATTCTTTTGTTTATATCAGTCGCTTATGCTGTTGCTAAAGACACTACCGGCATTTTACATCAACATAAAATTGACCTGAAAGCCAAACAGTTTTTTCTCTTTTCCTATTTTACAGGACAAGCGGGAGGAGCGCATCTGGCTTTGAGCACTGATGGCCTGCATTGGACACAATTGAATGCCGGACGGCCTGTTATCACTCCACAGGTAGGTTCAGAAAAACTAATGCGTGATCCCAGCATTCATCATGGCAGGGACGGCGTTTACAGGATGGTGTGGACATCCGGCTGGAAAGGAAAAGACATCGGCTATGCAGCGTCGTCTGACCTCATCCACTGGAGCGAACAAAAAACCATCGAGGTTGGCAAAGGTATTGACAGCATCAACAATTGTTGGGCACCTGAGATTTATTTCAATGAACTAAAAGGCGAGTACATGGTTTACTTGTCTTCGAATATCGGGCCATGGAAAAAAGCAGGCTCCGAAGGCAGGATATATTATGTCACTACTAAAGATTTCAAAATATTCAGCGAACCCAAAATATTATTCAGGAATGGTTTCCCTGCAGGTGGCGCGCCCGGGAACAACGGGCCGATAGACGCATTTATCTTCAGGGACAAAAATAAATATCTCCTGTTTTATAAGAAAGATGACAACAGCCGCGTCCCTAATGTATACTACCGTACCGGGAAAACGCCGGAAGGCGGCTGGGGGAAAGAATCCGGCCCTATACGGCCATCAACGGGCGATGAAGGGCCATCAGTTGTAAAAATAGGCGACCGGTACTGCATGTTCACAGACCCCTTTGAAAGTGACTACGCGTACGTATTTATCAGTAAGGATTTAAAGGACTGGCAAAGGGAGGTTACAGATCTGAAAATGTCTCATGGCACCGTACTGGAAATATCCAGGGAAACAGCTATCCAACTACTCCGGCACGACAGTACCGTGAATGATGATACAAATTCAAAAGCCCTTTTGCAGCGGCAGAACCCCTTTGGCCATGCGCTGGTCCCTGATATGATTGCCGATGCCAGCATCCAGGAAATAAACGGCACCTTCTACTGTTACGCGACAACAGATGGATATGACCAGGGACTGAAGACATCGGGGCCGCCGGTAGTATGGAAGTCGAAAGATTTTGTTCACTGGCGTTTTTCCGGCACTTACTTTCCCGCTGCCGTGGGACAGAAATATTGGGCGCCCAGCAAGGCTATTGCCGCCGATGGCGTTTACTATATCTATCCAACAGTGAATGGTTTTATTTATCCGGCCGTTGCCGCCTCTCCGGACGGACCGTTTAAACTGGCAAAAGGCGTTGACAGCTTTTCCGCGACTTTCACGCCGGCCACCCTGTTACAATCCAAAGATCCCAGAGGCCCTGCCGGTATCGATGCGGAGGTTTTTATTGACGATAACGGGCAGCCCTATATTTTCTGGCAACGCCGGTTTGCTGCAAAGCTGCAACGGAGCATGACAGCTATTGATACGGCTTCCGTCATTCAGATTGCCACAAAGCGGCCTGGTTATTCCGAAGGCCCCATCTTCTTTAAACGCAAAGGAATCTATTACTACCTGTATACGCTTGGCGGCGATGAAAAATACCAATATGCCTACGGAATGAGCAGAACATCTCCGCTGGGACCGTTTGAATTTCCTGCAAATGATATTATAGCCACTACCAGTTATGAACGGCAGATCTTCGGCCCCGGCCATGGCTGCGTGTTTAATGTGCCCGGCACAGATAATTACTATTTTGCCTATCTGGAATTTGGCAGAGGAAGCACTAACCGGCAGACCTATGTAAACAAGCTGGAATTTAATGAAGACGGGACTATCCGACCTGTTGACCTGACACTCGACGGGACAGGCGCGCTCCATCCCTTGCCTCCTGAGAAAGAGATCGATGTCATCAGCTCAAAAGCATCCAGTGTTCGTTCCGACATGATCATCAAACCCAATAAGGATTCCCTGTTTAAAAGAACAGAATCCTTTTCGCCGCAGTTTGCTTTCGATCATGCAAACGGCTCCAGGTGGATGGCTGCCGCCGAAGATGCAACACCCTGGATGCTTGCAGACTTAGGCCAACTGCAACCTGTCAAACGCAGCGAAGTATATTTTGTCAGGCCCACTGCCGGGCATGCATACACGCTGGAGTATTCTGCCGACGGCAAAGTATGGAAACCCTGCGGCGGACATCGGCAGGTAATGGTACAATCGCCGCACACCGACAACCTGAACATCAAGGCCCGTTATTTGCGGGTAAAAATCCTGCATGGGCTCAATGGTATCTGGGAGTGGCATATTTACTAA
- a CDS encoding LamG-like jellyroll fold domain-containing protein, with the protein MTDFFTRKTNCFWAAIFIFLLSSNAGAQTFVHPGIPLSASDLSVLKAHIQAGDYPWKQAYDIMAADGKSQLTYKMQGPFATVSRSPDVNRGQWMNDMTAAFYQSLMWYFTDNEAYAIKARDILVAWANTQTQFTGQLGNLDLGDFAFAYGGAASILRGTWGGWTPANTTAVQNLFNNVYWPPSGCNGYALGPANKGTLSIAAGAVIAAFSDDPEKVAHIVHLMRYIGATGLKNTLPSGENGESARDQGHAHGMWGNLAFAAEVLWKQGLDLYSELDNRLLATGEYFSRKNTGDSIGYIPYGTTDAHYLTDESGVWDGGRWGLTLIHGAYMVRKNLGSAYVSKRLTDIPRRFDPVYTWFYKSEDHSTAVVPPQTQIVPDPGKAGTGDLTDLDIGTVSPAGNSAYNNNVWTVTGSGTDILTHAADGLHLVYKEVTGNCSIIAKVETIGKSSPNSRAGLLIRSDLTAASAQRAWIAIKSGKRAEAFMHGWTEVRGGSNWEKAERPVPQDAYWVKIERIGDVIGMYYSADGTSWASEVQGRFAGFTGKAYIGLLVCSNTNGSLDTATFSNVSVTGGQGGIVTQPEAPYFVYAYPGDNQVRVRWLSSFGATGYTLKRASSPNGTYTTIASNLPGNSFMDNNATNGQTYYYKVCATNAAGTSADSPADAGTPRAPYVPQTLNGLYRIIATHSGKAVEVKNSSLADSALLGQKTYSFSSNQHWTITRKSGTDYKIINLLSGKAMDVTGNAVTNGASVEQRTYSDTDDAQVWTIKDRENGTFSIIGKSSQKSLEVPGSNTADGVVMNINRWLDGANQIFRIEPVTASEMDSVYLQKLAEAKKLRDTTAVSTTNELGKFPVAAKAQLNDSITYVQAAYNSQSTVTEVCSYVAILENAIKRYKASMYYGMNTLADGNYYLQPLRSDSFWTKNETNTPLFGLADSDPLLQIWHVTKQGNGRYKIVCLSAPASFSNYINESAQFGRSVTPYSDAWNSMNIYFNGTSYAVQRAQSAGNGYWYINGNQINYIVGSDNDPVPYNFPFRFVPVGTVPINLTVAAGDAQNILEWSPVFNSTYNIQRSTTPGGPYTTLANQTATSFTDTAVSNGTVYYYIVASTDSTALSPEVTASPNTGQMTYLKFDETSGIRAIDSWGAKHGTLAAAATRAAGKAGSALKLNGNANAYATLPAGIVSTLSDFTVSSWVKMDAMANWMRVFDFGNSTTQYMFLSVQAGTTTVNNVSSSIVRYAIKNNGTELNVSFPYVFPLNTWVHLAVTQSGDTARLYINGNLVSSNTAINIKPQQLTPAGTATGTSLNYLGKSQFSDPLFNGAIDEFKIYKRALSAAEIAFTAYTPPIAPANLFYCYSQSGTYSVPPLTIADDYSAASITYTVQGATSRNGNGADASGTFNAGKSVITWTVTGIHGNVNTTSTAVTVNAAVTTSIPDVYAMNSQVDQKNTIYAGYGPTSLELTANATGGTAPYSYQWSNGQTTPSINVNTAAACTVIVTDNKGCSSTAAVTVKTLDVRCGNNNNKIMICHNNKTICISSDAVKDHLAHGDRLGDCTATGSVTGKGNESPATNHQQVTVYPNPVADVLNIQVSGVETGSVMRIYNQHGTEVKNLVITGKSQFMSVRGLAAGTYYLQINNRGTLITKKIMKL; encoded by the coding sequence ATGACAGACTTTTTTACCAGAAAGACCAACTGCTTCTGGGCAGCAATTTTTATCTTTTTGCTTTCCTCAAATGCAGGGGCCCAAACCTTTGTGCATCCGGGCATTCCTCTTTCCGCGTCGGACCTGAGTGTGTTAAAGGCCCATATACAGGCCGGCGATTATCCATGGAAACAGGCATATGACATCATGGCTGCAGATGGCAAGTCACAGTTGACATATAAGATGCAGGGGCCGTTCGCCACCGTCAGTCGTAGTCCGGACGTTAATCGCGGCCAATGGATGAACGACATGACCGCTGCTTTTTATCAATCCCTTATGTGGTATTTTACGGACAATGAAGCTTATGCCATAAAAGCGAGGGATATTTTAGTGGCATGGGCCAATACCCAAACTCAATTTACCGGACAGTTGGGAAACCTCGACCTGGGAGATTTCGCGTTTGCCTATGGAGGCGCCGCCTCCATACTCCGCGGCACCTGGGGCGGCTGGACGCCAGCCAACACCACCGCGGTACAGAACCTGTTCAATAACGTTTACTGGCCTCCTTCTGGTTGTAATGGTTATGCCCTGGGGCCGGCCAACAAAGGCACATTAAGCATAGCTGCAGGAGCGGTGATCGCCGCATTTTCCGATGACCCGGAAAAAGTGGCGCACATCGTTCACCTGATGAGATACATCGGCGCTACCGGACTAAAAAATACGCTGCCAAGCGGGGAGAATGGCGAAAGCGCAAGAGATCAGGGGCATGCACATGGCATGTGGGGCAACCTGGCTTTTGCCGCTGAAGTGCTATGGAAGCAAGGATTGGACCTCTATTCCGAATTGGATAACCGGCTTCTTGCAACAGGGGAATACTTTTCAAGGAAAAATACCGGCGACTCCATTGGATATATACCTTATGGCACTACTGATGCGCATTATTTAACCGACGAAAGCGGTGTCTGGGACGGCGGAAGATGGGGACTGACCCTGATACACGGGGCCTACATGGTACGTAAAAATCTGGGCTCCGCTTATGTCTCAAAGCGGCTTACCGACATTCCAAGACGGTTTGATCCTGTCTATACCTGGTTTTATAAATCAGAAGACCATTCCACCGCTGTCGTTCCTCCGCAAACCCAAATCGTTCCCGACCCCGGAAAAGCGGGAACAGGCGACTTGACAGATCTGGATATCGGAACGGTTTCCCCCGCAGGAAACAGCGCTTACAATAATAATGTATGGACAGTAACTGGAAGCGGAACGGACATATTAACGCATGCTGCAGATGGCCTGCACCTCGTTTACAAAGAAGTGACCGGAAACTGCTCTATTATAGCCAAAGTAGAAACAATCGGAAAAAGCAGCCCTAATTCAAGAGCAGGGCTCTTGATCCGCTCTGATCTGACGGCGGCCTCCGCGCAAAGAGCATGGATCGCCATTAAATCAGGAAAAAGAGCGGAGGCTTTTATGCATGGATGGACAGAGGTAAGAGGCGGCTCCAACTGGGAAAAAGCGGAAAGACCTGTCCCACAGGATGCTTACTGGGTCAAGATTGAAAGGATCGGAGATGTGATAGGAATGTATTACTCCGCCGATGGCACAAGCTGGGCTTCCGAAGTGCAGGGAAGGTTTGCAGGCTTCACCGGTAAAGCATATATAGGCCTGCTTGTTTGTTCCAATACCAACGGGTCTTTGGATACAGCGACTTTTAGCAATGTAAGTGTGACTGGCGGACAGGGAGGAATCGTTACCCAACCTGAAGCGCCGTATTTCGTATATGCATACCCGGGGGACAACCAGGTGCGCGTAAGGTGGCTTTCATCATTTGGCGCAACAGGCTATACACTTAAACGGGCCAGTTCACCAAACGGAACATATACAACCATCGCGTCCAACCTTCCGGGCAACAGCTTTATGGACAATAACGCCACTAACGGGCAAACCTATTATTACAAAGTATGCGCCACAAACGCCGCCGGCACCAGCGCCGACTCCCCCGCCGATGCGGGCACGCCCCGGGCACCATACGTACCACAAACACTCAATGGCCTGTACCGCATTATAGCCACCCATAGCGGTAAAGCAGTGGAAGTTAAAAACAGTTCCCTTGCTGACAGTGCTCTGCTGGGACAAAAGACCTATTCTTTCTCCAGTAACCAACATTGGACCATTACCCGTAAATCCGGTACCGATTATAAGATCATTAACCTGTTGAGCGGAAAAGCGATGGATGTTACCGGTAATGCCGTCACCAACGGTGCAAGCGTAGAACAGCGGACCTACTCAGACACTGATGACGCCCAGGTCTGGACGATTAAAGACCGGGAAAACGGTACTTTTAGCATCATCGGAAAATCCAGCCAGAAATCGTTGGAAGTACCAGGTTCAAATACCGCGGACGGCGTTGTGATGAATATCAACAGATGGCTTGACGGTGCCAACCAGATCTTCAGGATAGAACCGGTCACCGCATCGGAAATGGACTCCGTGTACCTTCAAAAACTGGCTGAAGCCAAAAAACTCCGCGATACGACAGCTGTCAGCACCACGAATGAGCTGGGTAAATTCCCGGTAGCGGCCAAAGCTCAGTTAAATGACAGCATTACCTATGTGCAGGCGGCCTATAACTCACAGTCAACTGTTACAGAAGTTTGCAGCTATGTGGCCATACTGGAAAATGCCATTAAACGGTATAAAGCTTCCATGTACTATGGAATGAATACCCTTGCTGACGGAAACTACTATCTTCAGCCGCTCCGCAGCGATTCATTCTGGACAAAGAACGAAACCAATACACCATTATTCGGCCTGGCAGATTCCGATCCCCTGCTTCAGATCTGGCATGTCACGAAGCAGGGCAACGGCAGGTATAAAATTGTCTGCCTCAGCGCACCCGCTTCTTTCAGCAATTATATCAATGAGAGCGCACAGTTTGGCCGTAGTGTCACGCCTTACTCGGATGCATGGAATTCCATGAATATTTACTTTAACGGGACGTCTTATGCGGTGCAAAGAGCGCAATCAGCCGGGAACGGTTATTGGTACATTAACGGAAATCAAATAAACTATATCGTTGGAAGCGATAATGATCCCGTTCCCTATAACTTCCCATTCCGTTTTGTGCCCGTGGGAACGGTGCCCATCAATCTGACCGTTGCTGCCGGTGACGCCCAAAACATCTTGGAATGGAGCCCTGTTTTCAATTCCACCTACAACATACAGCGCTCAACCACACCAGGTGGCCCGTACACCACTCTTGCCAACCAGACCGCCACAAGCTTCACGGATACTGCAGTGAGTAACGGAACGGTCTACTACTATATAGTGGCGTCTACAGACAGCACTGCCTTAAGCCCGGAGGTGACGGCATCACCCAATACAGGCCAGATGACTTACCTGAAATTTGATGAAACCAGCGGAATACGCGCTATCGATAGCTGGGGAGCGAAACACGGTACATTGGCAGCTGCAGCAACAAGAGCTGCCGGCAAAGCCGGAAGCGCGCTTAAACTTAATGGTAACGCCAACGCCTATGCGACGTTGCCGGCCGGAATCGTCAGCACCTTGTCCGATTTTACCGTTTCCTCCTGGGTAAAAATGGACGCAATGGCCAACTGGATGAGGGTGTTTGATTTTGGGAACAGTACTACACAATATATGTTCCTCTCTGTTCAGGCGGGAACGACCACGGTAAACAACGTAAGCTCATCCATCGTACGGTACGCCATTAAAAACAATGGCACAGAACTCAATGTGAGCTTCCCCTATGTTTTCCCGTTGAACACCTGGGTACACCTGGCTGTAACACAGTCAGGCGATACTGCCCGACTGTATATTAACGGCAATCTGGTATCTTCCAATACAGCGATCAACATCAAGCCGCAGCAACTCACCCCTGCAGGTACTGCTACAGGCACCTCGTTGAACTACCTGGGGAAATCACAGTTCTCTGATCCCCTCTTCAATGGCGCTATCGATGAATTTAAGATATACAAAAGAGCTTTAAGCGCCGCGGAGATCGCATTTACAGCCTATACGCCCCCCATCGCGCCTGCCAATCTGTTCTACTGTTACAGTCAGTCAGGGACCTACAGCGTTCCCCCGTTAACGATAGCCGATGACTACAGCGCCGCTTCGATAACCTATACTGTGCAAGGAGCCACCTCCCGGAATGGAAACGGCGCAGACGCCAGCGGCACATTCAATGCAGGAAAATCAGTCATTACCTGGACGGTCACGGGCATACATGGTAATGTGAATACCACATCCACCGCTGTAACGGTAAATGCGGCAGTCACCACAAGTATCCCGGATGTGTATGCCATGAATTCGCAGGTAGATCAGAAGAACACTATTTACGCCGGTTACGGGCCTACATCGCTGGAACTGACGGCCAATGCTACCGGCGGAACCGCGCCTTACAGTTATCAGTGGAGCAACGGGCAAACCACTCCGTCCATCAACGTAAATACAGCCGCAGCCTGTACAGTGATCGTTACCGATAACAAGGGATGTTCCTCCACCGCCGCCGTTACCGTTAAAACACTGGACGTCCGTTGTGGCAACAATAACAACAAGATAATGATCTGCCACAATAACAAAACCATTTGTATTTCTTCAGACGCTGTAAAGGACCATCTCGCTCATGGCGACCGGCTTGGTGATTGTACTGCTACCGGTAGCGTGACCGGCAAAGGAAATGAATCACCGGCAACAAACCATCAGCAGGTTACTGTCTATCCTAATCCCGTCGCCGATGTGTTGAATATACAGGTAAGCGGAGTTGAAACCGGATCAGTGATGAGGATATACAACCAGCACGGGACAGAGGTGAAAAACCTGGTAATCACCGGAAAATCCCAGTTTATGTCAGTCCGCGGACTGGCCGCGGGCACTTATTATTTACAGATAAACAACCGCGGAACGCTCATTACCAAAAAAATCATGAAACTATAA